In Mustela lutreola isolate mMusLut2 chromosome 16, mMusLut2.pri, whole genome shotgun sequence, the genomic window tacaacagataaaaagaaagTTGAGTTGATAGCCTTGAGGCAAGCCATGAAAGTGTGCTGTTGTTCCTGCCACATGAAAATGAGGTGATTGTGGCGGTCCTTGCATACCAGGAGAGAAAAAGCACTAGCAAGAACAATATCCCTGAAGATGAGACTCTTTAAGTCCCCGAAGTCATCCTAAACCTCTTCCTACAGAAGCAGCCCCTCTGAGGGTTCAAACATCCTGATCACCACCTCATTGCTGCCACCGGTGATGGCTAGTGTGCACATCTCTGCGGGGCTCTGTCACTTGAGCTCTGTTAAGCTGGCCTTTGATCTCTGAAATCAGTCCTGATGGCAGCATCTCCCAAGGCCAAACTGGCCTGGAGCCCACTGGCACTTTTCAGGAATGCAGGTCCCCTCCCAACTAACCTGTTTCACAATGTCATTAAAACAAGGCCGTCCTCCTCTTTACTATGAATTTGTATGATCACACATAACAAATCTACGCCAACGTTCCTATGCCCCTATGCCCTtggattctttcttccatggtgtACTGGGAAAGTTCTGGCGATTCGGCCTCATCCAATTTAGGGCACTGTGAGTCCAGGTCAACCTACCAAACAAAAATCTCCCTCAAGCTACCCAATCTAACACCTTAAACCCAGTCTTTGCAAGTTGGCCCATATGGGTAGTTACATTTGATCCAGCCCAGTGTTGTATCCCATCCTTCTTGGTCAGATAGTCTAAGATGCTCTCCCAGGTTTCCTGGATGCCTGGGGGGCACGTACACCAGATCTTCATCCTCCATAAAAGCCCCCAGGCCCCAAACAAAGACACTCCTcatgctcttttcctttctgagtctcccagacaCTCTGTCTGCATCTGCTATCTCTTTATCTTCAGTAAATTCTGCTCTCACCTCTTGCCAGGTTGGGCTTAATTTTGAGCCTACATGAAGTCAAGGACCCTCTTACCTGGTCTTGGGGGACTCCCTCTGGGTCCCTGGACGTGGCCTGCTGGCATCACTTGGGGGGAACCTATTGTAACATAAATGGTGAGAAGATTAAAAGTGATATATGTTCTCTATTAAAGTCCAAATGATGAGCAGACATAGTACGTGTGCCTGCCTTAGATCTGGTTTTGCAGATTTATAACAAAGATCCAGGGATGGTAAAAGAATTCCAGTAAGTACAGTTTGAAGGAACAAATGCAACCTTGGAATAGACTTGAACAGACAGGAAGGAAAAATCCAAACAATCCTTGAAATAGATCTTGATAAAAGGGTAAGGAAATGTAGGATTATTTATGAGGAAAGATGGTGCACGTGTATTGAGCAAACATAGATGTAATGTACATGCTCTGTACAGATGGATGTTTTTGCGATTTGTCCCACATAGCCAGCCACCCGGACTGTGTATGTGCCAGGTATGCTTATGTGTCTGTACACAGGCAGGCTAAAGAATGTTGTTtgtgatgggatgcctgggtggctcagtgggttaaagcctctgccttcggctcgggtcatgatcctagggtcctgggatcgagcccctgcttccacctctctctctctgcctgcctctctgcctacttgtgatctctgtcaaataaataataaaatcttaaaaaaaaaaaaaaaaagttgtttgtgAGCCTTGTGCTGTGTGAATAACCCTGGGAGCCTGCTGGTTTGAAGTATATTATATTGCCTCCAGGTCAGAACTGGCCCTTCTGGTTTGGGGGCCAAGAGCTACAAATCTtgtctcctgctttcttctgctccaggctgggctggccCCCCAGATTGGAATCCGGGAGGGGAGGCAGACACCCAGGCTCcttgaaaatacagaaacatgATAACATGGAAATGCAGCTTGCTCCAAACTGCACGTAGGCAAACACACGTTTAATTTCAAACCCTCTTATCTGCCCTATAAATAGGGCCTTATGGGGACGGTCAGTTTGAGAAGTCTCACCTGAGGGGAGGACACTCTGCTCAGGCCTCTCGATCAGGATTCCAGCCTGGCTATCTCCACAGGCCTTCCTCAGCTAACTAGGTTGGATGTTGTAAGTACTCAATTTTAAGGatgccatttatttatctgagagagcgagtgagcaggaatgggggagcagcagagggacagggataAGAAGGCTCCCCGATCAGCAGGAAGCCAAAGATCCCAGgataccaggatcatgacctaagccaaaggcagactcttaactgactgagccacccaggtgtcccaagcaattcttgatctcaggtttctgagttgaagccccatgttgggtatacagattacttaaaaggaaaatcctaaaaaaatttcTGTGTCTCCTGTCTTTTCCTCTGGGTATTTTGTAGCCCTCTGAAAGGAGAGCGGGCAGTGGGTTGGACATTGGTTCTGGTGCTTGTGCTTGGAGGAGGGGGTGCGAATTTAGGATTTCTAAGATGTCTGCctatcttcctcctcctttccctcattATTCTGACCATCGGGAAGGGGGTCAGATGTCTTAATTTTTGTTCCTCTAGTTCCTTCCTATGATGCATTTTTATTATGGAGTAACATACAAGTTTGGACGTACGTAATTTTATCCCAGATCACGTGAACTTGAAAACActagggttggggcacctggttggctcagtgggttgagcctctgccttgggctcaggtcatgatctcagggtcctgggatggagccccgtgttgggctctctgctcagcggggagcctgcttcttcttctctctctgcttgcctctctgcctacttctgatctctctgtcaaataagtaaataaaatcttaaaaaaaaaaaaaaaaagaaaacactagggttactttttaaccttttgagtTTTAGCATGCCCAGTTTGTACAAGGACTTGCCTTTAAAGCAATGAAATAGAGCTCCTCTACAAATTGGTTTTAGCTATACCATCCAGAGATAGAGGAAATACCTCCCATTTAtaacacacacatagatacatGTATACAAACAAGATGCGAATAAAACTTGGCCTTTGTTTCACTCTTATTTGTGCACAGGACCTTAAAGACCCAATTTCCAAATATCCCCCTTTtataaaatcaaatcttttttaaaaagattttatttatttatttgacagatagagagagattataagtaggtagagaagcaggcagaggtggggggggaagcaaggTCCCcgccgagctgagagcccgatatggggctcaatcccaggaccctgagatcatgtcctgagccgaagggataggcctaacacactgagccacgcaggcgcccctattaaATCAAATCTAATTGTAAGATAGCATTATAATTTATGGGTCCATTTATTagttattttccatttccagttAGAACATGGCCGGTCATATGCAACAGACAAACCAAATGAAGCCCAGAGTACCTCTGGGATTGCTGGTTCTTCCCCACAATTTGGGGACTTCACTGACTCAACCAAATGGCTTCCTAGTTTCTGGTTACTTAGTCTTACAGTTGGCTTTCTTTAATTGCGCACATAAATAAACTAGTTCAGACATGTCAAAAGAACCCCACTTAGGTTATGCTTACCTGTCCCAATGAAGTCAGCACCTGCAAGTGTAGGCTCTGTGCATATGCACAGGTAGCCTGCCTGGGTTCCCCATGGGTGGTCTTTCGTTTTCTGGGTGTTGGTCTGGCTTTTGAAGCACAGTTCCCTACTCCTTttagtttgggttttatttttaggatAAGGCTTGTCTAAGATCTAAGGATATTAAAAGTGGTGGATCGAGAGTGTGCCGCTTGTGGGTGTTACTTTTGAATGGCCGTGGTACACTCTCTGTGTATCCATTTCTCCTTGGAAGGTCTAGGACCATAGAGGGTTTTGGAGCAATGCATGACTAATCCTTATGTGGGCACCCCTGCATGAGCCAATCATCACTTACCTTATGAGATGGGAAATTCCCGTGTCCCTTCTCTTTGGAGCTGAGTTATTTAGTCTCTTATATTTCTAGTGAGAAAATTTACTTAAGCCTTATATATTAATAACATCCATTAGTATAATGCCAAATTAAAATAACCAACCAATCGACTTCCCCCCCTCCCAGGTTATTCCCACCTAGAGGACATCACTGGTAACCCTGAACAGTTAAAATAAAAGTCATGACTGTCAACCCAAATTGAAGAAGTCCAGATATCAGGACATCTCACTAGAAACACCTGTGAGGTGCAAAGGAGCCAGAGGGGCACAGAGGGCCTGTGCTCGCACCAAGCGCTGAGTTCTAGATGATCCCCACGTGTTCTCAGGCGAGTTGCTCTGACATCCTGTTGAGTATGCCAAGAAATATTGATGCAAAATGAAcaaaccctttaaaaatgtttaaagagaagTAAGAGTTTTATTTCAGCCCAAGTTAGGGCAGGTGCCCAGGATACAGTCTGCACAAAGAAGAGATGGCTcaaatacctgggtggctccatcagttaagtgtctgccttcggcccaggtctgatcccagggtcctgcaataaTCCCAGgggtactcagtggggagtctgctcctccttttGTCTTCCCCCCACtgatgcgtgctctctctcttaaataaataaataaaataaaatcttttttaaaaaatgagttaaagggctcctgggtggctcagtgggttaagcctctgcctttggctcaggtcatgatctcagggtcctgggattgagccccgaatcgggctctctgcacagcagggagcctgcttcctcctctctctctgcctgactctctgcctgcttgtgatctctgcctgttgaataaataaaaatctttaaaaaaaaagagttacaaatCATCATGTTGAAGGACATTCCAGAAAGTTTCAGactttttcttgagtttttagTATGTGCAAGCCTGTACGACTTTCATCTTTTGGGACCcagggtggttttttgtttttcttatctttaagtTTGGAatgctcctttttgttttgtttttgttgttttaatgaagTAGATATACAATGTGTGCTCTAGGCAGACATAGAGCCCGTGCTCTGAGGTTTTGTGCAGTCATTTTGATCTTAGTAAATGTTAAAGTatagcttccctgggagcccTGGGGCAGGGCCCACAAACACTAGAAACTGAAAATTTCCTTGATCAATTAGTAATtactacattattttaatttttgttttaaaatttaaaattgtatttctcatttttaagtcattttaattgctaatgtattatttgctgtagtttgctattttattatactattttaaaaatcatttttattattgattgcttagtttataattatacataattattGATTATAGTTATTGATGAGGCTCCCAAAGACCTTGGAGTTTTGTCCTTTGTCCCCACGCCCTGCAGGCCCCCGCTTCTGGAAGGACAAATGATAGGAAAGAGGTCAATGACCCTTGCTGCCCTCCGCCTCGCGTGAGCTTTATCATCCCAGATAGTCCCTGGCTGGAGGGAGACTGGCCATCATGTCCACACTTGGGGCCTTCCTGATGCTCTGGGGTGAGGTTGCTGGGGCTGCGTTCCcttggggcaggagggaggagaagggacagGAATGGGGGCCTCACAGGTGCCCTCTCTACAGGTCTCTCACTGGGCCCAGCGACTGAGGCGGCAGTAGGTGAGGCCGGGTCGGGTCTTGGGGGGAAGTGGGCACCTGCAGAGGTGAGCCCCTGTCCTGGAGCCCCACACTGACCACCACTGGCCACGCAGTATTTGATCCCACGCCAGACCTGTGGGCAGAGGCTGAATCGCTGCTGAAGCCCTGGGCTGGCTTGACGCTGGTGTGCCAGGCCCGCCTGAAGACCCTGGATTTTGAGCTGCTCAAAGATGGGGTAACCCAGGAACTTGTGCACCTCGACTTACCTGCCATGGAGCACCGGTTCCCACTAGGAGCAGTGACGAGTGACACCCGGGGCCTCTACCGCTGCCGTTCTGGCTTGGAGAGCGGATGGACCCAGTTGAGCAACCTCCTGGAGGTGACCGGAGCAGGTGTGCGGAGGCTTTAATGGAGGCGCGAGACAGTGGGGAAAGGGCTACGTGCGGGGCaggcctcccttcctcctttcctccactCCTCACTCTCCTGGTCCTACTTTTctgacatgggggtgggggtggggaggggtgtcccTGAGCAGCTAGGTGGCCTTTGGCGAGTCATCTGACATCTCTgatcctgtttcctcatctgtaaaatgagggtgatGTTTGCACTGATCCCGGAAGGTTGTGAGGAATAAATAACTGAATCCCCAGAAATCGCTTGGGAAAAGCCCAGcacatttcctctttctctcctttcattttcttcccaccttccttccttccttccctccctctctctctttctctttcagatttatttattttggagagagagcatgtgcatggtggggaggagcagagtgagagggagagagaatccttaaactccccactgagcacggagcccccccccccaatgacctgagccagaccAGGAGTCCgaggcccaactgactgagcccccaggtgcccctcccacccGTTTCCATGAGTGTGGAGATCCCAGTCTGTTTGGGCCAAGTCATTCAGACCCTTCCACCCACCCTGCTCCACACGCAGAGTCCCTATCCCCACCTTTGCTCTCACCTGAGCCGGTGTCCTGGATCACACGGGGTCTGAAGACAAAACTGGTGTGCCGTGGGGGATTTCGTGGTGTGACCTTCCTGCTGAGGCGGGAAGGCGATGATCAGTTTTTGGAAGTGGCTGAGGCCCCGAAAGACATAGAGACCACCTTCACAGTCCTGCACCCAGGCAACTACAGCTGCAGCTACAGGACCCACGAAGCAGGCACACCCTCTGAGCCCAGTGCCACTGTGACAGTTGAGGAGCTGGGTGAGTGTGCAGACCATCCCAGAGGGTTCCTGGGGTGGGAGGTTCCTGGAGGACAGAGCTGCATTTACCTTGATTTCAACCCTGAATACCCTTGCCCAGGACTAGGTCTGGGAAACAGTGGTCACACAGTTGGGTGGATCACACCTGACCTGAACACTGACACTGTGGCGCCATGGGTGGCCTGGGGATGGGCCACAAAGAAAGGTGTTCCTGGGACTGCCACAGCAGGGCAGAGGTCTGGAGGTCTGGCTGAGCGAATATTTCTCAGGAACAGTCCCAAGGTGGGAGGGGATAGCTATTGGGGACTCGAGCCCCAGGGACGTTCCCTGCCTTGCAGAAGCACCATTGCCACCCACGCTGAGTTTCCAGGGACAGTCTGCAGCTGTCCTGCACAGGGGAGCCGGCGTGACCCTCCTCTGCGTGGCTCCCCTGAGCGGCGTGGAATTCCAGCTGCGGCAGGGCGAGAAGGAGCTGCTGGTACC contains:
- the A1BG gene encoding alpha-1B-glycoprotein isoform X1 yields the protein MSTLGAFLMLWGLSLGPATEAAVVFDPTPDLWAEAESLLKPWAGLTLVCQARLKTLDFELLKDGVTQELVHLDLPAMEHRFPLGAVTSDTRGLYRCRSGLESGWTQLSNLLEVTGAESLSPPLLSPEPVSWITRGLKTKLVCRGGFRGVTFLLRREGDDQFLEVAEAPKDIETTFTVLHPGNYSCSYRTHEAGTPSEPSATVTVEELEAPLPPTLSFQGQSAAVLHRGAGVTLLCVAPLSGVEFQLRQGEKELLVPRGSTSPDRVFFQVNPVALGNGGLYTCRYRLRGEQIWSPDSAPVELLLSDETLPAPELSAEPAMLHPAPGALVQLRCRAPRAGLRFALMREDAKRRVYRILSPAGTEATFELRDVSVVDSANYSCVYVDTAPPFEGSAPSAHLELRVAGTPLRPQLRPLWSGAVVPGRDAILRCEGQLPEVTFELLRAGEEEPIARLWSSHPSADLVVTYVGPKHAANYSCRYRWWSPKPFVSKLSDPVELQVAGS